The genomic window CCCTCGATATTCAGGATGCCGGGCGCATAGAAGGCCAGTTTCCTGCGGGCAAAAAGAGCCAGCCGGGGAAGCCGGAGCCAGTAGGCCAGATTTCCCCGTCCCTTTCCCCAGAGCAGGCCACCACCCCCAAGAATAAAAAGGTCGCAACGGAGGGCGGCAAAGAGCAGGGAAAGGGGGCGCTTCCGAAAGGAAGAGCGCAGGACGCGCACCCGCTTAAAACCCTCCGGGAAATCCACGCGAAGGCGCGAGGACAAGCGGTCCTCATCACGACAGAGAATCGTGTAGCGGCTTTCCCGGGTTTTCGATTCCAGAAAACGGAGAAGTTGCAGGAGGATCGCATGATCCCCCCGGTTCCCCGTGCCATAGGAACCCAGAATACTGATTCGAAGAGACATCTAGAGCGCCAGCAAGCCCTTCTTCAGTTCCTCGCCCACCGGATCTGCGCCGAACCAGGTGGCCCAGAGGGCGGCAATCAAGTCCATGTCCGTGACCAGACCCAGGCTCTTTCCACCCTGATAAGCTTCCAGTCCGCGTCCCGGCAGATACTCCAGCACGATGCTCTCATGCTTCTGGACCTTACCCGTGAACATGGCGCAGAAAGCCTCCAGTGCCTCGTCGTGGCCATCGAGACTCTTGTGAACCCCGTCGCGGAAGCCACCGGCGATTTTGGCGCCCCCGACCTTGCGGAGAAAGTACATGTCGATGCGCTTCGCGAAGTCCCCATGAATGGCGTCTGCGGCCCGGTCTTCTCCCAATTCCTGTCCTCTGGCAATGTAGAAACAGGCGGCATAGACCTTGATGATCGACTTCTTGCGAAGGCCCGTGCCCAGGGCGTCCAGCTGCACCGCGCTGTCTCCCTCTCCCAGTTCAATGCTGGCGGGAAACCCGGTTTTGGAATGCGGCTCGGTGACCGTGGCTCCCAGGGCCACACCCGTCAGAAGAAGCAGGGCTGCCATCCAGATTGCGTGTTTCATCTTTCCTCCTGGAATAAAGTCACCGAATCCTAGCCCTCCTGCTCCACTGATTCAATCCCGATCTCCGTCATAGACAAAGAAAGAGCGGGCCCCGAAGAACCCGCTCTTGCGCCTGTTGCGAATCGTAAAACTAGTAAATCGACTTCAGAAGACTCCAGCTACTGCTGTCGGCCGCAGTTTCATCCCGGTGGGCCGTGATGTAGAAGTTGAAGGAACCGCTAAAGGTCATATCGAGACCATAGCCGGGGCCCCCGAAGGCCAGGACGGTATTGTCCAGATCCACCAGGCTGGAAAGGTCCACGCTGCGAAGGAAGTCCGTCGGCATTCCGGGGAAGTTCTCGCTGATCCAGACGGAAAGCTCCTCGCCAATGGCGGTCTCGGTTTCCCCGAGCCAGGTCATGGAGCGCAGGAGATCCAGATAGGCCAGATGGGTTCCCCCGACGCCATAGACGATCGTCTCGATATCGTTGCTGCCGTCAAGATCCTGGTCAAAGGCCCAGGCTCCCACCAGTGCGTCGGGGTTCAGGGGGAAGGCATCGTCAGCCGTCGGCGAATTGCCAACGAAGATTCCATAGCCTTCATAATAGTCGTAACCCATATCCGCCCAGCTGATCTGCGTAGTGATTTCGGCCAGCTGGTAAATCGTCAATCCGAAATTGTCGATGATAAAGCGGGTGGGATTCTGGTTCATGACCATCGCATCGATCACGAGAAAGGGATCGATGAACCAGTCAAAGGGACCGTCCTCCACAGGGGGATAGTCCAGATTCAGCATATAGCTGCTCTGACCGGAAATAAAGTCAGCGTAGGTAACCCGGTCGGGGAAGATCCCGTTCGGGTCCGCATCGTAGCTACCGGAGATAACTCCGGCCAGGCTACTCGTGTAGGTGACGGCTCCGGCGCTTCCGAAGGCCAGGCACAGGACGAGCATGGCGAAAATCGTTGTGGACAGGCGCATATTGTTCTCCCTTTGTCGGTACCCGATTGAGATTTCACAAGATGAAACGAACCGACGCGTCAATTCTAGCGTATCGGCGAGGGGAAATCAAGGGCGCGATCTTTCATTATGCTTTTTCTTGCAAACAGATATGTTCCATTTTTGAGAAGTGGGACCCCCTTTCTTCCTTGATTTCGTCCCATGCTAGGCTATCCTCTCCGCAAGAAACAGGAGGTCCCTTGAAGCAGATTCCCTGGATTTTCATGATTCTGTCCCTCTTTCTGCTCGGCTGCGGGCAAAAAAACGGGGAAACGGAATCCAGTCAAAGACTTAGAGAGATATTCCAGCAGGAAGACCGTGTTCTCCGGATCGCCTACCTGCAGACCTGGCTCGCGGATTTCCCGGAGGCGGAAAACCGGCCGAAGGCCTACCGGGAGATCTGGGATCTCTGGGAGGCCGGCGGAGAGGGAGCGCAGTATCTGGCTTGGGCTCGCGGTGAATTGCGTTATGAGAGAAATCCGGAAAGTCGGGCGACCCTGAGAGAGTTGCTCTTTTTCAGCGCATTGGAGAACGGGCGCATGGAAGAGGCCCTTCGACAGGCCCGCCTTCTTCTGGAATCCGGCCTGCAAAGCGCCCGCCCCTTGAACCGGGTGGCCTGGGCACTGGTGGCGGACCCGGGTCTGGATCCCGAACTGGGTTGCAAGCTGGCGGAACAGGGCACTCAGGGCGCCGGTGCCGGATACGAGAAGGCCAGCATTCTGGATACAGCGGGCTGGGGCTACTTCCGGACAGGAGATCTGGACAAGGCGAAAGAGAGGCTGGAAGAAGCTCTGGAGGAAATGGCGGTTCCCGACCCGGAGATTTCCGAACATCTGGAAAAAGTCTATGAGCGTCAGGGGGATTCACCGGCGATCCTGAAACTCCTGGGGCGCCTCCTTCAGAGTAGCCTTCAGCCGGAACTGGAATCCCGAGCCCGAGCGCTTCT from Candidatus Krumholzibacteriia bacterium includes these protein-coding regions:
- a CDS encoding redoxin domain-containing protein, with amino-acid sequence MKQIPWIFMILSLFLLGCGQKNGETESSQRLREIFQQEDRVLRIAYLQTWLADFPEAENRPKAYREIWDLWEAGGEGAQYLAWARGELRYERNPESRATLRELLFFSALENGRMEEALRQARLLLESGLQSARPLNRVAWALVADPGLDPELGCKLAEQGTQGAGAGYEKASILDTAGWGYFRTGDLDKAKERLEEALEEMAVPDPEISEHLEKVYERQGDSPAILKLLGRLLQSSLQPELESRARALLEELGMKEEAWFEEVHSLRRAKAKPAPNFQLEDLNGKVHHLADYRGKVVLLNFWHPT
- a CDS encoding chalcone isomerase family protein; its protein translation is MKHAIWMAALLLLTGVALGATVTEPHSKTGFPASIELGEGDSAVQLDALGTGLRKKSIIKVYAACFYIARGQELGEDRAADAIHGDFAKRIDMYFLRKVGGAKIAGGFRDGVHKSLDGHDEALEAFCAMFTGKVQKHESIVLEYLPGRGLEAYQGGKSLGLVTDMDLIAALWATWFGADPVGEELKKGLLAL